From one Amphiura filiformis chromosome 13, Afil_fr2py, whole genome shotgun sequence genomic stretch:
- the LOC140168704 gene encoding uncharacterized protein, with protein sequence PPSDQKPDETSPTDEPSDEAEPSTPSDHPEDEDRPLDESQADDDGKPDDEKSVCDDDGPITPLEEKPVESGPKDLDDSESPEDDSSPADEEKEPESESQRDESDRPSELAGDDESPGDDKEPKDDMSEPYETATEDRPTESSPEDEQTPGDEPLSEDGRPDDESQPTDGKDSDASQDEADEDDREPVSESVIAPSDQKPDETSPTDEPSDEAEPSTPSDHPEDEDRPLDESQADDDGKPDDENSVGDDDGPITPLDEKSVESGPNDLDDSESPEDESSPAGEEKETESESQPDESDRPSELAGDDESPGDYKEPKDNMSEPYETATEDRPTESSPEDEQTPGDEPLSEDGRPDDESQPTDGKDSDASQDEADEDDREPVSESVIAPSDQKPDETSPTDEPSDEAEPSAPFDHPEDEDRPLDESQADDDDGKPDDEKSVDQNMEPVVENPVECSHVSPVETSPDIFDDIADNDDKPADEQQKPSSELENEPSDNESDNEKSPSDLIGDENNESVDVDDEKSDIESDEDVDDEDKPEVNEEPVECKTVPAEETAPDIFFKLTHEAEPEESEDDLPSPSSPEDEQTPGDEPLSQDGRPDDESQPTDEDEDRPLDESQADDDGKPDDEKSVADDDGPITPLEEKPVESGPTDLDDSESPEDESSSADEEKEPESESQPDESDRPSELAGDDESPGDDKEPKDDMSEPDETATEDRPTESSPEEEQTPGDEPLSQDGRPDDESQPTDGKDSDASQDEADEDDREPVSESVIAPSDQKPDETSPTDEPSDEAEPSTPSDHPEDEDRPSDESQADDDGKPDDEKSVADDDGPITPLEEKPVESGPTDLDDSESPEDESSPADEEKEPESESQPDESDRPSELAGDDESPGDDKQPKDDMSEPDETATENRPTESSPEDEQTPGDEPLSQDGRPDDESQPTDGKDSDASQDEADEDDREPVSESVIAPSDEKPDETSPTDEPSDEAEPSAPSDHPEDEDRPLDESQAADDGKTDDEKYVGDDDGPITPLDEKPVESGPNDLDDSESPEDESSPADEKKEPESESQPDESDRPSELAGDDESPGDDKEPKDDMSEPDETATDDRPTESSPEEEQTPGDEPLSEDGRPDDESQPTDGKDSDASQDEADEDDREPVSESVIAPSDQKPDETSPTDEPSDEAEPSTPSDHPEDEDRPLDKSQADDDGKPDDEKSVCDDDGPISPLEEKPVESGPKDLDDSESPEDDSSPADEEKEPESESQRDESDRPSELAGDDESPGDDKEPKDDTCLNHTRLPLRTDQQKDEDRPLDESQADDDDGKPDDEKSVDQNMDPVVENPVECSHVSPVETSPDIFDDIADNDDKPADEQQKPSSELENEPSDNESDNEKSPSDLIGDENNESVDVDDEKSDIESDEDVDDEDKPEVNEEPVECKTVPAEETAPDIFDKLTHEAEPEESEDDLPSPSSPEDEQTPGDEPLSQDGRPDDESQPTDEDEDRPLDESQADDDGKPDDEKSVADDDGPITPLEEKPVESGPTDLDDSESPEDESSPADEEKEPESESQPDESDRPSELASDDESPGDDKEPKDDMSEPDETATEDRPTESSPEEEQTPGDEPLSQDGRPDDESQPTDEDEDRPLDESQADDDGKPDDEKSVADDDGPITPLEEKPVESGPTDLDDSESPEDESSPADEEKQPESESQPDESDRPSELAGDDESPVDDKEPKDDMSEPDETATEDRPTESSPEEEQTPGDEPLSQDGRPDDESQPTDGKDSDASQDEADEDDREPVSESVIAPSDQKPDETSPTDEPSDEAEPSAPSDHPEDEDRPLDESQADDDGKPDDEKYVGDDDGPITPVDEKPVESGPNDLDDSELPEDESSPADEEKEPESESQPDESDRPSELAGDDESPGDDKEPKDDMSEPDETATEDRPTESSPEEEQTPGDEPLSQDGRPDDESQPTDGKDSDASQDEADEDDREPVSESVIPPSDQKPDETSPTDEPSDEAEPSTPSDHPEDEDRPLDESQADDDGKPDDEKSVCDDDGPITPLEEKPVESGPKDLDDSESPEDDSSPADEEKEPESESQRDESDRPSELAGDDESPGDDKEPKDDMSEPYETATEDRPTESSPEDEQTPGDEPLSEDGRPDDESQPTDGKDSDASQDEADEDDREPVSESVIAPSDQKPDETSPTDEPSDEAEPSTPSDHPEDEDRPLDESQADDDGKPDDENSVGDDDGPITPLDEKSVESGPNDLDDSESPEDESSPAGEEKETESESQPDESDRPSELAGDDESPGDYKEPKDNMSEPYETATEDRPTESSPEDEQTPGDEPLSEDGRPDDESQPTDGKDSDASQDEADEDDREPVSESVIAPSDQKPDETSPTDEPSDEAEPSAPFDHPEDEDRPLDESQADDDDGKPDDEKSVDQNMEPVVENPVECSHVSPVETSPDIFDDIADNDDKPADEQQKPSSELENEPSDNESDNKKSPSDLIGDENNESVDVDDEKSDIESDEDVDDEDKPEVNEEPVECKTVPAEETAPDIFDKLTHEAEPEESEDDLPSPSSPEDEQTPGDEPLSQDGRPDDESQPTDGKDSDASQDEADEDDREPVSESVIAPSDQKPDETSPTDEPSDEAEPSTPSDHPEDEDRPLDESQADDDGKPDDEKSVADDDGPITPLEEKPVESGPTDLDDSESPEDESSSADEEKEPESESQPDESDRPSELAGDDESPGDDKEPKDDMSEPDETATEDRPTESSPEEEQTPGDEPLSQDGRPDDESQPTDGKDSDASQDEADEDDREPVSESVIAPSDQKPDETSPTDEPSDEAEPSTPSDHPEDEDRPFDESQADDDGKPDDEKSVADDDGPITPVEEKPVESGPTDLDDSESPEDESSPADEEKEPESESQPDESDRPSELAGDDESPGDDKQPKDDMSEPDETATENRPTESSPEDEQTPGDEPLSQDGRPDDESQPTDGKDSDASQDEADEDDREPVSESVIAPSDEKPDETSPTDEPSDEAEPSAPSDHPEDEDRPLDESQADDDGKPDDEKYVGDDDGPITPLDEKPVESGPNDLDDSESPEDESSPADEKKEPESESQPDESDRPSELAGDDESPGDDKEPKDDMSEPDETATEDRPTESSPEEEQTPGDEPLSEDGRPDDESQPTDGKDSDASQDEADEDDREPVSESVIAPSDQKPDETSPTDEPSDEAEPSTPSDHPEDEDRPLDKSQADDDGKPDDEKSVCDDDGPISPLEEKPVESGPKDLDDSESPEDDSSPADEEKEPESESQRDESDRPSELAGDDESPGDDKEPKDDMSEPYETATEDRPTESSPEDEQTPGDEPLSEDGRPDDESQPTDGKDSDASQDEADEDDREPVSESVIAPSDQKPDETIPTDEPSDEAEPSAPFDHPEDEDRPLDESQADDDDGKPDDEKSVDQNMDPVVENPVECSHVSPVETSPDIFDDIADNDDKPADEQQKPSSELENEPSDNESDNEKSPSDLIGDENNESVDVDDEKSDIESDEDVDDEDKPEVNEEPVECKTVPAEETAPDILIN encoded by the exons CCCCCAAGTGACCAAAAGCCTGATGAGACTAGTccaactgatgagccttctgacgaaGCTGAACCATCAACACCTTCTGATCATCCAGAAGATGAGGACAGACCACTTGATGAatcacaggctgatgatgatggtaaacccGATGATGAAAAATCTGTCTGCGATGACGATGGGCCAATAACACCACTAGAAGAAAAGCCTGTGGAAAGTGGTCCAAAAGATCTGGACGATAGTGAGTCACCAGAGGATGATTCTTCACCAGCAGACGAAGAGAAAGAGCCAGAGAGTGAATCTCAACGTGACGAAAGTGATAGACCAAGTGAGTTGGCTGGTGATGACGAATCTCCTGGCGATGACAAGGAgcccaaagatgacatgtctgAACCATACGAGACTGCCACTGAGGACAGACCAACAGAGTCAAGTCCTGAAGACGAACAAACACCTGGTGACGAGCCATTGTCCGAGGATGGCAGACCCGATGATGAGTCACAGCCTACTGATGGCAAAGATAGCGACGCCTCTCAAGACGAAGcagatgaagatgacagagaacctgtttctgagagtgtgattgctccaagtgaccaaaagcctgatgagactagtccaactgatgagccttctgacgaaGCTGAACCATCAACACCTTCTGATCATCCAGAAGATGAGGACAGACCACTTGATGAatcacaggctgatgatgatggtaaacctGATGATGAGAATTCTGTCGGCGATGACGATGGGCCAATTACACCACTAGACGAAAAGTCTGTGGAAAGTGGTCCAAATGATCTGGACGATAGTGAGTCACCAGAGGATGAGTCTTCACCAGCAGGCGAAGAGAAAGAGACAGAGAGTGAATCTCAACCTGATGAAAGTGATAGACCAAGTGAGTTGGCTGGTGATGACGAATCTCCTGGCGATTACAAGGAGCCCAAAGATAACATGTCTGAACCATACGAGACTGCCACTGAGGACAGACCAACAGAGTCAAGTCCTGAAGACGAACAAACACCTGGTGACGAGCCATTGTCCGAGGATGGCAGACCCGATGATGAGTCACAGCCTACTGATGGCAAAGACAGCGACGCCTCTCAAGACGAAGcagatgaagatgacagagaacctgtttctgagagtgtgattgctccaagtgaccaaaagcctgatgagactagtccaactgatgagccttctgacgaaGCTGAACCATCAGCACCTTTTGATCATCCAGAAGATGAAGACAGACCGCTTGATGAatcacaggctgatgatgatgatggtaaacccGATGATGAGAAATCTGTTGATCAAAATATGGAACCTGTTGTGGAGAATCCTGTTGAATGCTCCCATGTTTCGCCTGTGGAAACATCTCCTGATATATTTGACGACATAGCTGATAATGATGATAAACCGGCTGATGAGCAGCAGAAACCTTCATCAGAATTAGAAAATGAGCCTTCGGATAATGAATCTGACAATGAAAAGTCACCTTCAGACTTAATTGgagatgaaaataatgaaagtgttgatgttgatgatgaaaaGTCTGATATTGAATCAGATGAGGATGTTGATGACGAAGACAAACCAGAAGTAAATGAAGAACCAGTTGAGTGTAAAACAGTACCAGCAGAAGAAACTGCtcctgatattttttttaaactgacgCACGAAGCAGAACCTGAAGAGTCAGAAGATGATTTACCATCTCCATCAAGTCCTGAAGACGAACAAACACCTGGTGACGAGCCATTGTCCCAGGATGGCAGACCCGATGATGAGTCACAGCCTACTGATG AAGATGAGGACAGACCACTTGATGAatcacaggctgatgatgatggtaaacctGATGATGAGAAATCTGTCGCCGATGACGATGGGCCAATTACACCACTAGAAGAAAAGCCTGTGGAAAGTGGTCCAACAGATCTGGATGATAGTGAGTCACCAGAGGATGAGTCTTCATCAGCAGACGAAGAGAAAGAGCCAGAGAGTGAATCTCAACCTGATGAAAGTGATAGACCAAGTGAGTTGGCTGGTGATGACGAATCTCCTGGCGATGACAAGGAgcccaaagatgacatgtctgAACCAGACGAGACTGCCACTGAGGACAGACCAACAGAGTCAAGTCCTGAAGAAGAACAAACACCTGGTGACGAGCCATTGTCCCAGGACGGCAGACCCGATGATGAGTCACAGCCTACTGATGGTAAAGATAGCGACGCCTCTCAAGACGAAGcagatgaagatgacagagaacctGTTTCTGAAAGTGTGATTGCCCCAAGTGACCAAAAGCCTGATGAGACTAGTccaactgatgagccttctgacgaaGCTGAACCATCAACACCTTCTGATCATCCAGAAGATGAGGACAGACCATCTGATGAatcacaggctgatgatgatggtaaacctGATGATGAGAAATCTGTCGCCGATGACGATGGGCCAATTACACCACTAGAAGAAAAGCCTGTGGAAAGTGGTCCAACAGATCTGGATGATAGTGAGTCACCAGAAGATGAGTCTTCACCAGCAGACGAAGAGAAAGAGCCAGAGAGTGAATCTCAACCTGATGAAAGTGATAGACCAAGTGAGTTAGCTGGTGATGACGAATCTCCTGGCGATGACAAGCAgcccaaagatgacatgtctgAACCAGACGAGACTGCCACTGAGAACAGACCAACAGAGTCAAGTCCTGAAGACGAACAAACACCTGGTGACGAGCCATTGTCCCAGGATGGCAGACCCGATGATGAGTCACAGCCTACTGATGGCAAAGATAGCGACGCCTCTCAAGACGAAGcagatgaagatgacagagaacctGTTTCTGAGAGTGTGATTGCCCCAAGTGACGAAAAGCCTGATGAGACTAGTccaactgatgagccttctgacgaaGCTGAACCATCAGCACCCTCTGATCATCCAGAAGATGAAGACAGACCACTTGATGAATCACAGGCTGCTGATGATGGTAAAACCGATGATGAAAAATATGTCGGCGATGACGATGGGCCAATTACACCACTAGACGAAAAGCCTGTGGAAAGTGGTCCAAATGATCTGGACGATAGTGAGTCACCAGAGGATGAGTCTTCACCAGCAGACGAAAAGAAAGAGCCAGAGAGTGAATCTCAACCTGATGAAAGTGATAGACCAAGTGAGTTGGCAGGTGATGACGAATCTCCAGGCGATGACAAGGAgcccaaagatgacatgtctgAACCAGACGAGACTGCCACTGACGACAGACCAACAGAGTCAAGTCCTGAAGAAGAACAAACACCTGGTGACGAGCCATTGTCCGAGGATGGCAGACCCGATGATGAGTCACAGCCTACTGATGGCAAAGATAGCGACGCCTCTCAAGACGAAGcagatgaagatgacagagaacctgtttctgagagtgtgattgctccaagtgaccaaaagcctgatgagactagtccaactgatgagccttctgacgaaGCTGAACCATCAACACCTTCTGATCATCCAGAAGATGAGGACAGACCACTTGATAAatcacaggctgatgatgatggtaaacccGATGATGAAAAATCTGTCTGCGATGACGATGGGCCAATTTCACCACTAGAAGAAAAGCCTGTGGAAAGTGGTCCAAAAGATCTGGACGATAGTGAGTCACCAGAGGATGATTCTTCACCAGCAGACGAAGAGAAAGAGCCAGAGAGTGAATCTCAACGTGATGAAAGTGATAGACCAAGTGAGTTGGCTGGTGATGACGAATCTCCTGGCGATGACAAGGAGCCCAAAGATGACACATGTCTGAACCATACGAGACTGCCACTGAGGACAGACCAACAGA AAGATGAAGACAGACCGCTTGATGAatcacaggctgatgatgatgatggtaaacccGATGATGAGAAATCTGTTGATCAAAATATGGATCCTGTTGTGGAGAATCCTGTTGAATGCTCCCATGTTTCGCCTGTGGAAACATCTCCTGATATATTTGACGACATAGCTGATAATGATGATAAACCGGCTGATGAGCAGCAGAAACCTTCATCAGAATTAGAAAATGAGCCTTCGGATAATGAATCTGACAATGAAAAGTCACCTTCAGACTTAATTGgagatgaaaataatgaaagtgttgatgttgatgatgaaaaGTCTGATATTGAATCAGATGAGGATGTTGATGACGAAGACAAACCAGAAGTAAATGAAGAACCAGTTGAGTGTAAAACAGTACCAGCAGAAGAAACTGCTcctgatatttttgataaactGACGCACGAAGCAGAACCTGAAGAGTCAGAAGATGATTTACCATCTCCATCAAGTCCTGAAGACGAACAAACACCTGGTGACGAGCCATTGTCCCAGGATGGCAGGCCCGATGATGAGTCACAGCCTACTGATG AAGATGAGGACAGACCACTTGATGAatcacaggctgatgatgatggtaaacccGATGATGAGAAATCTGTCGCCGATGACGATGGGCCAATTACACCACTAGAAGAAAAGCCTGTGGAAAGTGGTCCAACAGATCTGGATGATAGTGAGTCACCAGAGGATGAGTCTTCACCAGCAGACGAAGAGAAAGAGCCAGAGAGTGAATCTCAACCTGATGAAAGTGATAGACCAAGTGAGTTGGCTAGTGATGACGAATCTCCTGGCGATGACAAGGAgcccaaagatgacatgtctgAACCAGACGAGACTGCCACTGAGGACAGACCAACAGAGTCAAGTCCTGAAGAAGAACAAACACCTGGTGACGAGCCATTGTCCCAGGACGGCAGACCCGATGATGAGTCACAGCCTACTGATG AAGATGAGGACAGACCACTTGATGAatcacaggctgatgatgatggtaaacctGATGATGAGAAATCTGTCGCCGATGACGATGGGCCAATTACACCACTAGAAGAAAAGCCTGTGGAAAGTGGTCCAACAGATCTGGATGATAGTGAGTCACCAGAGGATGAGTCTTCACCAGCAGACGAAGAGAAACAGCCAGAGAGTGAATCTCAACCTGATGAAAGTGATAGACCAAGTGAGTTGGCTGGTGATGACGAATCTCCTGTCGATGACAAGGAgcccaaagatgacatgtctgAACCAGACGAGACTGCCACTGAGGACAGACCAACAGAGTCAAGTCCTGAAGAAGAACAAACACCCGGTGACGAGCCATTGTCCCAGGACGGCAGACCCGATGATGAGTCACAGCCTACTGATGGTAAAGATAGCGACGCCTCTCAAGACGAAGcagatgaagatgacagagaacctgtttctgagagtgtgattgccccaagtgaccaaaagcctgatgagactagtccaactgatgagccttctgacgaaGCTGAACCATCAGCACCCTCTGATCATCCAGAAGATGAAGACAGACCACTTGATGAatcacaggctgatgatgatggtaaacctGATGATGAGAAATATGTCGGCGATGACGATGGGCCAATTACACCAGTAGACGAAAAGCCTGTGGAAAGTGGTCCAAATGATCTGGACGATAGTGAGTTACCAGAGGATGAGTCTTCACCAGCAGACGAAGAGAAAGAGCCAGAGAGTGAATCTCAACCTGATGAAAGTGATAGACCAAGTGAATTGGCTGGTGATGACGAATCTCCTGGCGATGACAAGGAgcccaaagatgacatgtctgAACCAGACGAGACTGCCACTGAAGACAGACCAACAGAGTCAAGTCCTGAAGAAGAACAAACACCTGGTGACGAGCCATTGTCCCAGGATGGTAGACCCGATGATGAGTCACAGCCTACTGATGGTAAAGATAGCGACGCCTCTCAAGACGAAGcagatgaagatgacagagaacctGTTTCTGAAAGTGTGATTCCCCCAAGTGACCAAAAGCCTGATGAGACTAGTccaactgatgagccttctgacgaaGCTGAACCATCAACACCTTCTGATCATCCAGAAGATGAGGACAGACCACTTGATGAatcacaggctgatgatgatggtaaacccGATGATGAAAAATCTGTCTGCGATGACGATGGGCCAATAACACCACTAGAAGAAAAGCCTGTGGAAAGTGGTCCAAAAGATCTGGACGATAGTGAGTCACCAGAGGATGATTCTTCACCAGCAGACGAAGAGAAAGAGCCAGAGAGTGAATCTCAACGTGACGAAAGTGATAGACCAAGTGAGTTGGCTGGTGATGACGAATCTCCTGGCGATGACAAGGAgcccaaagatgacatgtctgAACCATACGAGACTGCCACTGAGGACAGACCAACAGAGTCAAGTCCTGAAGACGAACAAACACCTGGTGACGAGCCATTGTCCGAGGATGGCAGACCCGATGATGAGTCACAGCCTACTGATGGCAAAGATAGCGACGCCTCTCAAGACGAAGcagatgaagatgacagagaacctgtttctgagagtgtgattgctccaagtgaccaaaagcctgatgagactagtccaactgatgagccttctgacgaaGCTGAACCATCAACACCTTCTGATCATCCAGAAGATGAGGACAGACCACTTGATGAatcacaggctgatgatgatggtaaacccGATGATGAGAATTCTGTCGGCGATGACGATGGGCCAATTACACCACTAGACGAAAAGTCTGTGGAAAGTGGTCCAAATGATCTGGACGATAGTGAGTCACCAGAGGATGAGTCTTCACCAGCAGGCGAAGAGAAAGAGACAGAGAGTGAATCTCAACCTGATGAAAGTGATAGACCAAGTGAGTTGGCTGGTGATGACGAATCTCCTGGCGATTACAAGGAGCCCAAAGATAACATGTCTGAACCATACGAGACTGCCACTGAGGACAGACCAACAGAGTCAAGTCCTGAAGACGAACAAACACCTGGTGACGAGCCATTGTCCGAGGATGGCAGACCCGATGATGAGTCACAGCCTACTGATGGCAAAGACAGCGACGCCTCTCAAGACGAAGcagatgaagatgacagagaacctgtttctgagagtgtgattgctccaagtgaccaaaagcctgatgagactagtccaactgatgagccttctgacgaaGCTGAACCATCAGCACCTTTTGATCATCCAGAAGATGAAGACAGACCGCTTGATGAatcacaggctgatgatgatgatggtaaacccGATGATGAGAAATCTGTTGATCAAAATATGGAACCTGTTGTGGAGAATCCTGTTGAATGCTCCCATGTTTCGCCTGTGGAAACATCTCCTGATATATTTGACGACATAGCTGATAATGATGATAAACCGGCTGATGAGCAGCAGAAACCTTCATCAGAATTAGAAAATGAGCCTTCGGATAATGAATCTGACAATAAAAAGTCACCTTCAGACTTAATTGgagatgaaaataatgaaagtgttgatgttgatgatgaaaaGTCTGATATTGAATCAGATGAGGATGTTGATGACGAAGACAAACCAGAAGTAAATGAAGAACCAGTTGAGTGTAAAACAGTACCAGCAGAAGAAACTGCTcctgatatttttgataaactGACGCACGAAGCAGAACCTGAAGAGTCAGAAGATGATTTACCATCTCCATCAAGTCCTGAAGACGAACAAACACCTGGTGACGAGCCATTGTCCCAGGATGGCAGACCTGATGATGAGTCACAGCCTACTGATGGCAAAGATAGCGACGCCTCTCAAGACGAAGcagatgaagatgacagagaacctgtttctgagagtgtgattgccccaagtgaccaaaagcctgatgagactagtccaactgatgagccttctgacgaaGCTGAACCATCAACACCTTCTGATCATCCAGAAGATGAGGACAGACCACTTGATGAatcacaggctgatgatgatggtaaacctGATGATGAGAAATCTGTCGCCGATGACGATGGGCCAATTACACCACTAGAAGAAAAGCCTGTGGAAAGTGGTCCAACAGATCTGGATGATAGTGAGTCACCAGAGGATGAGTCTTCATCAGCAGACGAAGAGAAAGAGCCAGAGAGTGAATCTCAACCTGATGAAAGTGATAGACCAAGTGAGTTGGCTGGTGATGACGAATCTCCTGGCGATGACAAGGAgcccaaagatgacatgtctgAACCAGACGAGACTGCCACTGAGGACAGACCAACAGAGTCAAGTCCTGAAGAAGAACAAACACCTGGTGACGAGCCATTGTCCCAGGACGGCAGACCTGATGATGAGTCACAGCCTACTGATGGTAAAGATAGCGACGCCTCTCAAGACGAAGcagatgaagatgacagagaacctGTTTCTGAAAGTGTGATTGCCCCAAGTGACCAAAAGCCTGATGAGACTAGTccaactgatgagccttctgacgaaGCTGAACCATCAACACCTTCTGATCATCCAGAAGATGAGGACAGACCATTTGATGAatcacaggctgatgatgatggtaaacccGATGATGAGAAATCTGTCGCCGATGACGATGGGCCAATTACACCAGTAGAAGAAAAGCCTGTGGAAAGTGGTCCAACAGATCTGGATGATAGTGAGTCACCAGAAGATGAGTCTTCACCAGCAGACGAAGAGAAAGAGCCAGAGAGTGAATCTCAACCTGATGAAAGTGATAGACCAAGTGAGTTAGCTGGTGATGACGAATCTCCTGGCGATGACAAGCAgcccaaagatgacatgtctgAACCAGACGAGACTGCCACTGAGAACAGACCAACAGAGTCAAGTCCTGAAGACGAACAAACACCTGGTGACGAGCCATTGTCCCAGGATGGCAGACCCGATGATGAGTCACAGCCTACTGATGGCAAAGATAGCGACGCCTCTCAAGACGAAGcagatgaagatgacagagaacctGTTTCTGAGAGTGTGATTGCCCCAAGTGACGAAAAGCCTGATGAGACTAGTccaactgatgagccttctgacgaaGCTGAACCATCAGCACCCTCTGATCATCCAGAAGATGAAGACAGACCACTTGATGAatcacaggctgatgatgatggtaaacccGATGATGAGAAATATGTCGGCGATGACGATGGGCCAATTACACCACTAGACGAAAAGCCTGTGGAAAGTGGTCCAAATGATCTGGACGATAGTGAGTCACCAGAGGATGAGTCTTCACCAGCAGACGAAAAGAAAGAGCCAGAGAGTGAATCTCAACCTGATGAAAGTGATAGACCAAGTGAGTTGGCAGGTGATGACGAATCTCCAGGTGATGACAAGGAgcccaaagatgacatgtctgAACCAGACGAGACTGCCACTGAAGACAGACCAACAGAGTCAAGTCCTGAAGAAGAACAAACACCTGGTGACGAGCCATTGTCCGAGGATGGCAGACCCGATGATGAGTCACAGCCTACTGATGGCAAAGATAGCGACGCCTCTCAAGACGAAGcagatgaagatgacagagaacctgtttctgagagtgtgattgctccaagtgaccaaaagcctgatgagactagtccaactgatgagccttctgacgaaGCTGAACCATCAACACCTTCTGATCATCCAGAAGATGAGGACAGACCACTTGATAAatcacaggctgatgatgatggtaaacccGATGATGAAAAATCTGTCTGCGATGACGATGGGCCAATTTCACCACTAGAAGAAAAGCCTGTGGAAAGTGGTCCAAAAGATCTGGACGATAGTGAGTCACCAGAGGATGATTCTTCACCAGCAGACGAAGAGAAAGAGCCAGAGAGTGAATCTCAACGTGATGAAAGTGATAGACCAAGTGAGTTGGCTGGTGATGACGAATCTCCTGGCGATGACAAGGAgcccaaagatgacatgtctgAACCATACGAGACTGCCACTGAGGACAGACCAACAGAGTCAAGTCCTGAAGACGAACAAACACCTGGTGACGAGCCATTGTCCGAGGATGGCAGACCCGATGATGAGTCACAGCCTACTGATGGCAAAGACAGCGACGCCTCTCAAGACGAAGcagatgaagatgacagagaacctgtttctgagagtgtgattgctccaagtgaccaaaagcctgatgagactattccaactgatgagccttctgacgaaGCTGAACCATCAGCACCTTTTGATCATCCAGAAGATGAAGACAGACCGCTTGATGAatcacaggctgatgatgatgatggtaaacccGATGATGAGAAATCTGTTGATCAAAATATGGATCCTGTTGTGGAGAATCCTGTTGAATGCTCCCATGTTTCGCCTGTGGAAACATCTCCTGATATATTTGACGACATAGCTGATAATGATGATAAACCGGCTGATGAGCAGCAGAAACCTTCATCAGAATTAGAAAATGAGCCTTCGGATAATGAATCTGACAATGAAAAGTCACCTTCAGACTTAATTGgagatgaaaataatgaaagtgttgatgttgatgatgaaaaGTCTGATATTGAATCAGATGAGGATGTTGATGACGAAGACAAACCAGAAGTAAATGAAGAACCAGTTGAGTGTAAAACAGTACCAGCAGAAGAAACTGCTCCTGATATTTTGATAAACTGA